CTACAAAACCCGGCAAAACAACGGGCTGTTGATGTTATGGATAACACCGTTGCGCGCGCTCACCAACGATATCCGCAAAGCCATGCAGGAAGTTTGTGAAGAGATCGGTCTCCCCTGGCGCATTATGACCCGTACCGGCGATACTTCGGCGGCTGAAAAGCAGGCCCTGAAAACCAAACTGCCCGAGGTATTGCTTACCACACCCGAAAGCCTGCACCTGATGCTGGCGCAAAAGGAATACTATAAAATATTCCAGCACCTGCAGGTGGTTGTGATAGACGAATGGCACGAGTTGCTGGGAACGAAGCGGGGTGTACAGGTGGAGTTGGGTTTGAGTAAGTTGAAAGTTTTGAGTCTGAAATCAGAAGTCACAGATCAGAAGTCAAAAGACTCAGGACTCAGAATATGGGGTATCAGTGCCACCATAGGAAACCTGGAACAGGCGGTTGATGTGTTGCTCGGAAATAATTTTCCGAAAGAAAATACGCGCATGGTACGCGCTTTCGTGGATAAGAAGCTGGTGATCAAATCCGTCATCCCCGAAAATATTGAAAGCTTCTCATGGTCGGGCCACATTGGGGTGCGGTTGCTACCGCAGGTAATGGATATAGTCGCCAAAAGCAATACGACGCTGATATTCACCAATACCCGTTCACAGGCAGAGATATGGTACCACGCTATCTTAGACAACTACCCTGAATATGCCGGTATTATGGCCATGCACCACGGCTCACTGGATAACGAATTGCGGAACTGGGTGGAACAGGCGCTGCATGCCGAGGCTCTGAAAGTGGTTGTCTGCACGTCGAGCCTTGACCTTGGTGTAGACTTCAGGCCGGTGGACTCGGTGGTGCAGGTGGGAAGCCCCAAGGGTGTTGCGCGTTTTATGCAGCGGGCCGGCCGCAGCGGGCACCACCCGGGCGCGGTATCAAAAGCATGGTTTGTGCCAACACATTCTCTCGAACTGCTGGAAGGTGCCGCTTTAAAAGAAGGTATTAAAAAAGGCATTTATGAGAGCCGCGACCCGATGCTGCTATCCATGGACGTATTGATCCAATACATGGTTACGCTGGCGGTGTCGGACGGATTTAAGGCGGACGAATTGTTTACCGAAGTTAAATCGACCTACGCCTTTGCGGATATAAGCCGAAGCGAGTTTAACGAGCTATTAGATTTCATCACCAAAGGCGGCAGGGTGCTGGCCCAATATGACGAATTCCTGAAAGTTGAGGTCGAGAACGGCGTTTACAAGGTTAACAGCCGCCGTGTCGCTATGCGTCACCGCTTAAGCATAGGCACCATCACCAGCGATGTGAGCATACGTGTGCGCTGGCTAAGTGGGGGCAGTTTGGGCACCATCGAAGAATCGTTCATTTCGAAATTAAAAGAAGGCGATACCTTTTGGTTTGCGGGGCAAAACCTTGAGTTTATCCGCATTAAGGAGATGAGCGCTTACGTGCGTAAATCGAAGGCGAAAAAAGGGCTCATCCCAAGCTGGATGGGGGGCCGCATGCCGTTGTCGTCGCAACTCTCTGCTGTTTTTAGGGATAAACTGGATGAGGTGGCGCATGGTATTGAAAACGACGAGGAAGTAATAGCGCTGAAGCCGCTTTTCAACTTGCAGGCCGAATTATCGCATTTGCCGCAAAGCCACGAGTTCCTGATAGAATCCTTCAAGGCCCGCGACGGGCATCACCTGTTGTTTTATCCCTTTGAGGGGCGACTTGTACACGAGGGAATGGCCTCGCTGCTTGCCTTTCGCATTTCCCGGATCAGGAATTTCTCCTTTTCTATTGCCATGAACGATTACGGCTTCGAGTTATTGGCAGATGAAGAGATCCCTATCGAGCAGGCTTTGGAGGATGCCGCCTTCTTTTCCATCGATAATTTGCTTGACGACATACAGCACAGCCTGAACGCTAATGAAATGGCAAGGCGGCGCTTCCGCGATATTGCCAGCATCGGCGGACTTGTGTTTACCGGTTATCCGGGTCAGTTGGTTAAAAACAGGCACCTGCAGGCTTCATCTTCGCTGCTGTTTGACGTATTTACCGAGTACGACCCGAAAAATCTGCTGGTGAAGCAAGCCTATAACGAAGCCCTGGCGTTCCAGCTTGAAGAATTCAGGCTGCGCGAGGCATTGCAGCGCATCATTAAACAAAGCATCGTACTTAAAGAAATAAACCGTCCCACACCGTTTGCATTCCCTATAATGGTTGACAGCCTGGGCCGCGAAAGGCTAACAACCGAAACCATGGAAGAACGTATAGCCAAATTAACCCGCTTTGATGAAGAGGTAAAGATTGAGAAAAAAGAAAAAAAATTACCTGAAAGAAAAGGAGTTAGCTCCAAAAGAAGATTTTAAGCAGTATGGAAGCAAACCTTTTTTTGTGCAGGGAGTTAATTCAATATTCCGGGACATAATAATGTAAACTGGTGTACCAGGGATGGTCTCAGAAAAGATCCCTTTACGGAGGGCAAGTTTAAAAGGTATTGCAATACTGCAATACTGATACTATGTTGGCAGGAGAAATTAATCAAATAATTTCTTACCTCTTACGATCACCGTTGCAATGATCAGTACTATAGGAAGAACGGTTATGATTACTCCGACTAATGTTAAATTACTCATGACGGGGTGTTTATTAGTTATTATTAGCAATAATTTAGTACAACAATCATGCCCCTAAACACAAAACTATTATACAATAAAAATTTGACCCTTTTTACCCCAAATGGTTTAAAAAGGCTTAACTTTATTGTGTAGTATATTCCACAAAGGAATAATACACTGCACTTTAACGGGCAATAAATTACCCGCTGCTATTCAGCACTATATGGCTGTTTCCTTAAAGTGTCCTGTTTTAAGGTTACAAGCCAGGCGATCAGCTAACATTATCCTGCTAAATCAAACTCTTTTAGCAGTCGTAAATTATTTGAAAATTTATTGTAAGGGATTGGTGATTTTTCCTACTATAAATTTAGATAAACTTATATAACATAATGAAAATCAGACAGAAAAAG
Above is a window of Mucilaginibacter ginsenosidivorans DNA encoding:
- a CDS encoding ligase-associated DNA damage response DEXH box helicase, translating into MNTKGQQVIQKWYKRKNWHQFPFQQEMEEAYLGGNSGLLNAPTGSGKTFALFLPFLAAYINQYPDTYKTRQNNGLLMLWITPLRALTNDIRKAMQEVCEEIGLPWRIMTRTGDTSAAEKQALKTKLPEVLLTTPESLHLMLAQKEYYKIFQHLQVVVIDEWHELLGTKRGVQVELGLSKLKVLSLKSEVTDQKSKDSGLRIWGISATIGNLEQAVDVLLGNNFPKENTRMVRAFVDKKLVIKSVIPENIESFSWSGHIGVRLLPQVMDIVAKSNTTLIFTNTRSQAEIWYHAILDNYPEYAGIMAMHHGSLDNELRNWVEQALHAEALKVVVCTSSLDLGVDFRPVDSVVQVGSPKGVARFMQRAGRSGHHPGAVSKAWFVPTHSLELLEGAALKEGIKKGIYESRDPMLLSMDVLIQYMVTLAVSDGFKADELFTEVKSTYAFADISRSEFNELLDFITKGGRVLAQYDEFLKVEVENGVYKVNSRRVAMRHRLSIGTITSDVSIRVRWLSGGSLGTIEESFISKLKEGDTFWFAGQNLEFIRIKEMSAYVRKSKAKKGLIPSWMGGRMPLSSQLSAVFRDKLDEVAHGIENDEEVIALKPLFNLQAELSHLPQSHEFLIESFKARDGHHLLFYPFEGRLVHEGMASLLAFRISRIRNFSFSIAMNDYGFELLADEEIPIEQALEDAAFFSIDNLLDDIQHSLNANEMARRRFRDIASIGGLVFTGYPGQLVKNRHLQASSSLLFDVFTEYDPKNLLVKQAYNEALAFQLEEFRLREALQRIIKQSIVLKEINRPTPFAFPIMVDSLGRERLTTETMEERIAKLTRFDEEVKIEKKEKKLPERKGVSSKRRF